cattatgatcatctagtctgacctcctgcacaatgcaggccacattcacctgggaggtgggaaaaCCACATGTAAGTCCCTGGTCCAatgattatttaattattttaacaaaGTGGAAGAGTTTTGACAGGAGAGATGGGGACACATCCTGCCCCTTGCCCCAACCCCAAGCCCCCTAAGCAGCACCCTACCACTCAGCTGAGAGATGGGAGTCCAAGTTCAAATCCATTATCCGCATCAGGCAGAGTGTGGAATGACCCTGGGCCTCCCACATCCCTGGTGAGTACACTAACCCATATTCATGATGAGTTTCAGGCTGAACAAAACCAGACAATAATTATTGAATGACTCTAGGCACTGAGACTGAAAAAGTGAAAACTTTATAACTGCTAAAACAGAAATTGTCTCCAGCACATGCAAAGACATACAAAGTAAACagccttaaatcaaattctagtatgttctcaagctgcatttttctttctttgccagtCTGTAGTGTATAGaaaatttttataattttgtatggaaatatttttttcgtCAGTTTGAGTGTGCACGGTGAAATCAACACGTACTGATATTTACAGATTAAAATCGAATGCTTCCAAGCCTCTTTGTACTGTGCACAACAATTATTTTATAAAGTGGGTACAATGGGTAGATTAGATTTGAATGACATGTTATTTTCATAGGTGAAAtcctgctccattgaagtcaatgggagttttgctattcatttcagcagggccaggataTCACCCAATATTTTTGACCCTGGAGGAGTCTTGATGATCTCACTCTATCGGGTTAGCAACTCCCTTCTTCTTTGCCACAAGTCATCACTAGCTATTCTGAAGAAATGACCACACAACACCAAAGAGAACGATCCATTTCCCACATTTCCCACTCCTCAGTTTATTGCCATTTCACTGACAGCTAAAACAATGACCGAACAGTCTCTAAATTCTTGTGAAAGCTGTAAATTTACTGACTGCTTTTCTTAGGGCCTTTTTTACTtccttgttcctcaggctgtagatgaatGGATTGAGCAGGGGCGTCAGAATGGTGTAGAAGATGGAGAACACTTTGTTCAGGTCTTGCAGTGTCTTAGTTTTGGGGAGGAGATAAACAATGATCAGGGTTCCATAGAAAGTTGTAATCAcaatgaggtgagaggagcaggtggaaaaggccttttgccgcccggtggtggaagggattctcaggatggAGGTGATGATACAAATGTAAGATGTTACAGTTAGTAGAAATGGAGGCAGTGAACATACACCCGACAGGACAACACCCAAAAGTTTTATCAGACGGGTGTCGCTGCAGGAGAGATCTATCACTGGGGTTAAGTCACAAAAGAAGTGATCAATCTTACCAGGGCCACAGAAAGGCAGTTGTGACATCAAAGAAGTTATTATGGTAACAGGCAAAAACCCATTTATCCAAGACCCAGCTGCTAGCAGGACACAGAATCTGCCATTCATACGGGCTCCATAGTACAGTGGTTTGCATATTGCTAAATACCGATCATAAGACATTGCAGCTAAGAGATAACATTCTGTGGCTCCAAATAAACCAAACAAATAATATTGTGTGAGGCAGCGCTGGACAGAAATGGTTCTGTCCCCCgtcaggagactggccagcagcctgggcaggatggtggaggtgTAGCACGTCTCCAagcaggacaagttccccaggaaGAAATACATGGGAGTGTGCAAGTGCTGATCAGTTACAATGAGTGTAATGATGAGGATGTTCCCTACCATGCTCAAAATGTAGATCactgaaaaaagaagaaagagaagaattTGCAGCTCAGGGAGATCCCCAAATCCCAGTAGAATGAATTCTCTAGCCGTTTTATTGCTCCAGACTGCACTGGCCATAGGTAGAAGTTAAAGAAAATCCCACATCCCCTGAAAGAgaacataaaaatatatttgaagattAATACACCAGCAGCAAATAATGCCAtaagattctttttttttaatgtcttctgCTGGTCACTAGAGGAATGCAACCCAAGCTGTAAACTGACAGACAACTCAATGTCTGTAACAGATTTTTGATCTCCAAGAACAGCAGCTTAAAGACACTGTCGTTCTAGGTGGACGCTGAGTTTATGACACCAAATATCAGGCTAGGTATTCATCCGGTACAGAAGTACAGGTTATATCAGCCTGAAGAACTGCATGGAAAGCACCGGAAgtcctttttattactgaccttggcacagaaagtgggaatgtgctaataaagtttgcggatgacttgaagctgggaggtattgccaatacagagagggacGGGATATCagacaggaagatctggatgaccttgtaaactggcgtaatagtaataggatgaaatttaatcgtgaaaagtgcaaggtcatgcatttagggattaataacaagaatttctgttacaaactggggacgcatcacttggaagtaacaggaggagaaggacctcagagtattggttgatcacaggatgactgtgagccgccagtgtgatacggccatgaaaaaagctaatgcggtcttgggatgcatcaggcgaggtgtTTCCAGTAGAGCTAAGGGGGTGTTAGTCGTACCGTTATACCGTTACCGttatacaaggtactggtgagacctcatctggaatactgtgtgtagttctggtctcccatgtttaagaaggatgaattcaaactggaacaggtacagagaagggctactaggatgatccgaggaatggaaaacctgtcctatgaaaggagactcaatgagcttggcttgtttagcctaactaaaagaaggctgagaggcgATATGACTGCtatctctaaatatatcagagggataaatactggagagggagaggaattatttaagctcagtacataagtcaggggtttgttacaggagttggtgggtgagattccgtggcctgtgttgtgcaggaggttagactagacgatcataatggtcccttctgaccttaaagtctatgattctatgattctataacaacaatcttttattttatttttgtgctggCTTTAAGAAAATTGGTCAGCTTCATGGAGCTGCATGAATTGGTCATGTTCtacaacaggggttctcaaactgggggtcatgacccctcagggggtcatgaggttattatgtggggtatagtgagctgtcagcttccacccccaaaccccgctttgcctccaacatttataatagttttaaatttttttaaaaatgttattttaatttataaggggggttgcactcagaggcttttTGTGTGAAAGGGCTCACCAATACAAACGTTTGAAAACCAGAACATTAAAATATTTGGAAAGCCCATTCAATGTATTCTCTGCAGCGGTGTTTTGTTTGATCCCACCCCATGCTGCCCTGGTCTGCAGAATGCAAGCCATGAGCATCAAACTGTGATTTCAAAGGACCGAGCATTTACATGGTGAACCAGAATGGCCAGAGTTACACTATCAAGAACTCAAAAACAACCCAAAGATAAAATTCAGAGGTTTGAAAAGGGATATCCCCCTGCCTTAGCATATAGGACAATTAAATGGCTAATTAAATGGGTGGGTTGGAAGAAAGCTGCTTTGTGCACCTACTTCTTAAGTAGCTTGTGCAGGAGACAGGATACTACACTGCGTGGATCAGTGATCTCATCTGATCAAGCTGTTCCTATGGTTCCAAACTATACTCTTCAGGGTGATATTTCCAAACCTGCCTTGGGGAGCGGGGTGCACAGTAAAGAGGGTATGCAAAGCTCAGCCTATACAGCTAAATAATTGTTAGCATCTATCTAGCACTAAGTTTCTCAACAGCTCAGGGAGGCAGATCCCCTCCTGAAAGGTAAAACACAGCAGTGAGCAGAGAGGATGGACTTTATCAGCTGCTCACTCTTGTCCATCTGCAATTCTGATTTACCTGAAAAGAGTTGTGAAGGTTGATTCACCTCTAAAAAGGGTCTATTTCAAGCTGGAATAGTTTGATAGGACTCCTTTTTCAGGATGAAGGTTCTACTGTTCTTCTTCTAATGTCATCTCTCCATGCAGCTGATTTCCTTCAACAAGCAGATTCCAGTTTGGATGTCCTAGTTCTGCTGCGTGTTTTTTGTAAGTTGTGCCTTGTCTAAAAGTGCCAGTCTCCGGTGTCTCATTATTTACCCTTCTTGCAAGAAGGTGAAATCTCCCAGGACACTTCTGCAGATGGGATTTTTGAATCCATGTCTAGGACACTGGGACATTGTTAAGAAGATCAAACTCTTAACCTCAAAGGGAATGAGTTGAAGGACATAGAACTTCTAATcttcttcattttctctctctttaccaCATATATTAAATGCCCCCAAACTTTGTgaaagcagagttaaggttgcccagagGTGAatcatgcccttccagaatggGGAAAGTCATTaaacttaaacctctgaaaaccaggcagtGCAGAGTTAAAGGACACCTGTGTCACTGCAACATGACTTTAACTCCGCTTCCTGGAGCAGGCAATAGCCATCACATCTAAGTATGTCGTGGGGGTGCAAAGGTTAAACCACCGACGGAAGTGGTAGGATTTTCTAGCTCTTGATGTCTCCAGATCAAGACCAGAATATGCTTTTGTCAAACAGTTATTAGACTCAATGCAAAAGTCACTGGAGCAATTCTCTGgcttgttatacaggaggtcaggctacaGGATCTGTCGGTCCCCTCTGACTCTGAAATCTATGAACCCATAATCGAGAGATGTGAGGAAGGACTAAGAGAATAGGGTGTTGTTGGGGGGGTGTCCCACAGATTTGAAttccagcctgtgtctgtctgtgctcCAAGTGTGTTCGTGGTATGAGGCGTAGCTGTGTTGAACCgtggagggaactgggattgtttagcctgcagaagagaagaatgaggggggatttgatagctgctttcaactatctgaaagggggttccaaagaggatggctctagactgttctcaatggtagcagatgacagaacgaggagtaatggtctcaagttgcagtgggggaggtttagattggatattaggaaaaactttttcactaagagggtggtgaaacactggaatgcgttacctagggaggtggtagaatctccttccttagaggtttttaaggtcaggcttgacaaagccctggctgggatgatttaactgggaattggtcctgcttcgagcagggggttggactagatgaccttcaggggtcccttccaaccctgatattctatgattctatgattctaaggttaaggggccattacagttggtgaagcagcaatgggaggggtttatgccttctccaggaactaacattctggactttgtaaacaacCTAAAAAACACCCTCccaacctctttagcccttgctagagaaaacctaaaaatgctcaggaagagcaaaaagcctgtTATGATAAACATTCCAgaaagcgttccttcaaagtaggggaccaggtcatggtcttgaaggcactccaGGCCTATAAGATGAAagcgtcatgggaagggccattcatggtccaagagttcctgggagctgttaactatctcatagcatcccccacctcaaacctaaagcctaagagaaaaggagtacttgtggc
This genomic interval from Lepidochelys kempii isolate rLepKem1 chromosome 13, rLepKem1.hap2, whole genome shotgun sequence contains the following:
- the LOC140897113 gene encoding olfactory receptor 11A1-like, which codes for MVGNILIITLIVTDQHLHTPMYFFLGNLSCLETCYTSTILPRLLASLLTGDRTISVQRCLTQYYLFGLFGATECYLLAAMSYDRYLAICKPLYYGARMNGRFCVLLAAGSWINGFLPVTIITSLMSQLPFCGPGKIDHFFCDLTPVIDLSCSDTRLIKLLGVVLSGVCSLPPFLLTVTSYICIITSILRIPSTTGRQKAFSTCSSHLIVITTFYGTLIIVYLLPKTKTLQDLNKVFSIFYTILTPLLNPFIYSLRNKEVKKALRKAVSKFTAFTRI